A stretch of Anoplolepis gracilipes chromosome 12, ASM4749672v1, whole genome shotgun sequence DNA encodes these proteins:
- the LOC140672138 gene encoding LOW QUALITY PROTEIN: uncharacterized protein (The sequence of the model RefSeq protein was modified relative to this genomic sequence to represent the inferred CDS: substituted 1 base at 1 genomic stop codon), which translates to MNKLEESHIRTIGSSFYKNVFLLTQMQPPSIEFQQHFRQGMFDKPNTAGFLHVSHYLSNVYDATLFNQMVKWPILCKRDEVTYRAEMKNFLSIVSRDNLDINFPTILLSHLIQSGGTKFLLIMWKLSQVTLKTYIKRESQEDLCNAPRPSPIMDHLTITYFNNVITKKNSIITETHKETQRIHDTASSFLNNKIEILNVRKSEIFDRKENIERLALNSSVHPLIQKRLTDVEDMNIISLWKKNILEKVQYISRKNKEFNDIEESCNYLYKLILRINTNSEVLDANKFPKIKCNNFLLEHTIINLNTDGFVISFSTLLTLLYLTSVQMLFHINAADFPDLSSCLLFIQNTCEEMKLLHTLFIALNTRIDSLHREEQYDYQKNENAYTNSDVISKSLQPENYKILLQSPKINFNLKEYMDDNLFHEKLCSSLSEKGKHKDLFKRYAGKHHLSHDSPTALSDFRSSWSSMSGWLSPRAHSKKCEILLKGKPLSSLYFQLPHRSKLNLKRSRENILYSSSTSYEGLNLTPRKRRLISGCVTTHKCDERVKNLFNSATSSLLHVPSDSENXQNADVRQNWNL; encoded by the exons atgaacaaATTAGAAGAAAGTCATATTAGAACCATTGGATCCTCGTTctacaaaaatgtatttttgctCACGCAAATGCAACCCCCGTCCATCGAATTTCAGCAACATTTTAGACAG GGTATGTTCGATAAACCCAATACGGCCGGATTTTTGCATGTATCTCATTATCTGTCAAACGTATACGACGCGACACTTTTTAATCAAATGGTCAAATGGCCGATCTTGTGTAAAAGGGATGAAGTAACGTATCGCGCCgagatgaaaaattttctttccattGTATCGCGTGATAATCTCGACATTAATTTTCCAACAATATTGCTGTCCCATTTGATCCAATCGGGAGGTACCAAGTTTTTACTTATCATGTGGAAGCTATCGCAAGTTACgcttaaaacttatattaaaagagaat CTCAAGAAGACTTGTGCAATGCACCTCGTCCAAGTCCAATCATGGATCATTTAACTATAACatactttaataatgtaattactaaaaaaaacagTATTATAACAGAGACTCATAAGGAAACACAGAGAATTCATGATACTGCAAGTAGCTTTctcaa caacaagattgaaatattaaatgtgcGCAAATCAGAGATCTTTGATAGGAAGGAAAACATAGAAAGACTAGCTCTTAATTCATCAGTTCATCCATTAATTCAAAAACGATTAACAGATGTAGAGGATATGAACATCATAAGTT tatggaaaaaaaacattcttgAGAAAGTGCAATATATATCtagaaagaataaagaattcAATGATATAGAAGAATCTTGCAATTATTTGTACAAACTTATCCTGAGGATAAATACAAATTCTGAAGTGCTTGATGCAAATAAGTTTCccaaaattaaatgcaataatttcttattagaG caTACAATCATCAATTTAAACACGGATGGCTTTGTTATTTCATTCTCCACTTTACTTACATTGCTCTATCTGACATCTGTACAAATGTTATTTCACATAAACGCTGCTGATTTCCCAGATTTATCATCatgcttattatttattcaaaatacttGCGAAGAAATGAAATTGCTACATACGTTGTTTATTGCTTTGAATACTAGAATTGACAGTCTACATAGAGAAGAACAATatgattatcaaaaaaatgaaaacgcTTACACGAATTCTGATGTAATCAGCAAATCATTACAACctgaaaattataagatattattgcaatctcccaaaattaattttaatttgaaagaatATATGGATGATAATCTTTTCCATGAAAAATTGTGCTCATCTTTGAGTGAAAAAG GCAAACATAAGGATCTATTTAAAAGGTACGCAGGCAAACATCATCTATCTCATGACTCGCCTACAGCATTATCAGACTTCAGAAGTTCTTGGAGCAGTATGAGTGGATGGCTGTCTCCTCGTGCACATTCTAAGAAATGTGAGATTTTGTTGAAGGGAAAACCACTGTCGTCCTTGTATTTTCAATTGCCACATCGTTCTAAATTGAATCTAAAACGTTCCAGAG aaaatatattgtatagcTCGAGCACGAGCTACGaaggattaaatttaacaccAAGAAAACGTCGCTTGATATCTGGATGTGTAACAACGCATAAATGTGATGAAAGagtaaaaaatctctttaattCCGCTACATCGTCTTTGTTGCATGTACCCTCTGATTCGGAAAATTAACAGAATGCAGATGTTCGGCAAAAttggaatttataa
- the LOC140672140 gene encoding uncharacterized protein: MRMQYAKRYMQPPRAKSFAPERLYKVPSKQLETSTTYHLSYVNVDPRCVRPQPIRPVHSLQRSTGKFVDETTNQLSYRPVRQIVKAEPIIPKRRTIAPGRMETVTTVRYDYTPKYVEKSEMIIPCGSIRTSSAPLDDRTMTRLSYISPGPVEPAISFKPIIKYCPSNQPLLSETTQKLSYQPFVVDKRELYPWAQKLAYKPPNITMCDKTTYSESYLQNDVIPMEKPFLPTAAYVLPYGAKFADETIYKESYLPGVAERMEPFIPCGSLSIPDIKMSTDTTNKLSYQRVWAERRRPFVPSRPKGITAKMQSETTTRREYVAKMTSRPDLIIPCDNIHTVDVPFEGDTTTGLSYVKCDVIKPVHSFKPAVMQYRKPEMKIDYETITKLSYQTWTSKSKEELPWARKSKYQPPKHPMVSDTIYHMSYPAPGHYVEDHACVECLCPIDEQDDISASTPAKAES; encoded by the exons atgcgtATGCAGTATGCCAAAAGATACATGCAGCCTCCACGTGCAAAGTCCTTTGCACCGGAGAGATTGTACAAAGTGCCGTCGAAACAACTCGAGACCAGTACAACTTATCATTTGTCGTATGTGAATGTTGATCCGCGTTGTGTACGACCACAACCGATTCGGCCCGTCCACAGTCTTCAAAGAAGTACCGGAAAATTTGTTGACGAGACGACTAATCAATTATCCTATAGACCTGTACGGCAGATCGTTAAAGCGGAGCCTATTATACCTAAACGTAG aacaaTAGCTCCGGGTAGAATGGAAACTGTAACAACGGTTCGTTACGATTATACGCCAAAGTATGTTGAGAAGTCGGAGATGATTATACCTTGTGGAAGTATCCGTACAAGTTCAGCGCCTTTGGATGACAGAACGATGACGAGACTATCGTATATTTCTCCTGGACCTGTTGAACCTGCAATCAGTTTCAAgccgataataaaatattgtccaTCGAACCAGCCGCTGCTCAGTGAAACGACACAGAAGTTGAGCTATCAGCCTTTTGTCGTTGATAAGAGGGAACTCTATCCCTGGGCGCAGAAACTggcatataa accGCCGAATATTACAATGTGTGACAAAACCACCTATTCCGAGAGCTACCTGCAGAACGACGTGATTCCCATGGAAAAACCTTTTCTTCCTACGGCAGCATATGTATTGCCTTATGGTGCCAAATTCGCGGATGAAACTATCTACAAGGAGAGTTATCTGCCGGGTGTTGCGGAACGCATGGAACCGTTTATTCCCTGCGGCAGTCTTTCTATCCCCGACATAAAGATGTCTACCGATACGACTAACAAG CTTAGCTATCAACGAGTCTGGGCCGAGAGGCGGAGGCCGTTTGTGCCATCGCGCCCTAAGGGTATAACAGCTAAAATGCAATCAGAGACGACGACTCGTCGTGAATATGTAGCGAAAATGACATCGCGTCCGGACCTCATCATCCCATGTGATAATATCCACACAGTCGACGTACCGTTTGAGGGAGATACGACTACTGGATTGTCTTATGTGAAATGCGACGTAATAAAACCTGTTCACAGTTTCAAGCCCGCAGTTATGCAATACCGCAA GCCAGAAATGAAGATAGATTACGAAACGATAACTAAATTATCATATCAGACGTGGACGTCGAAATCTAAAGAAGAACTTCCGTGGGCCCGGAAAAGTAAATATCAGCCGCCCAAACATCCGATGGTCAGCGATACGATTTATCACATGAGTTATCCCGCACCGGGTCACTATGTCGAGGACCATGCGTGTGTAGAATGTTTGTGTCCAATCGACGAGCAAGATGACATCTCTGCGTCTACTCCAGCAAAAGCAGAATCTTAA
- the LOC140672139 gene encoding phosphatidylinositol 4-kinase type 2-alpha-like translates to MSDSEQRQLHVPYREYHSQNNTSPPVTLVETDALVDLSISNHHQRLSSQNERQSPVPQPPPPSADLLPDVEFIPGLSNDQTLVIDSSGIDRESQPLLGRLELDVTFNRFPDDPQFTELVWQAECAIDNGVYPERIYQGSSGSYFVKNPAGKIIGVFKPKDEEPYGRLNPKWTKWMHKLCCPCCFGRSCLIPNQGYLSEAGASLVDRKLGLGVVPNTRVVKLVSEVFNYPRLDRQKARMKQAIMDQFPTVGSHFNRIGLPPKVGSFQVFVDGYKDADYWLRRWESESMPVRLSREFQLQFERLVILDYIIRNTDRGNDNWLIKYDTSVSKNGSEQGEVKIAAIDNGLAFPFKHPDSWRAYPYHWAWLTQAKQPFSEVTRELVLPQLSDQNFVQDLCDDLYQLFKQDKGFDRHHYDRQMSVMRGQILNLQQALKDAKSPVQLVQMPAVIVEKAKGNGAPRLFSFSDTFTQRFQNKSPFFSWC, encoded by the exons ATGAGCGACTCCGAACAGCGGCAATTGCACGTGCCTTATCGAGAGTACCACAGTCAGAACAACACCAGTCCCCCGGTCACTCTCGTAGAGACCGATGCGCTGGTGGATTTGTCCATTAGCAACCACCATCAGCGCCTATCGTCGCAGAACGAGCGACAGTCGCCGGTGCCGCAGCCGCCGCCACCATCGGCGGACCTCCTGCCCGACGTCGAGTTCATTCCCGGTCTGAGCAACGACCAAACCCTAGTCATAGATTCCTCCGGGATCGACCGGGAGAGCCAGCCTCTCCTCGGTCGCTTGGAGCTCGATGTTACGTTCAACAGATTTCCAG ATGATCCACAGTTCACGGAACTGGTGTGGCAGGCTGAGTGTGCAATAGACAATGGGGTTTATCCAGAGAGGATATACCAGGGTTCTAGCGGTAGTTACTTTGTCAAAAATCCTGCGGgg AAAATAATAGGTGTATTTAAGCCAAAGGATGAGGAACCTTATGGCAGGCTGAATCCAAAGTGGACGAAATGGATGCACAAGCTCTGCTGTCCTTGCTGTTTCGGCAGGAGCTGTTTAATCCCGAACCAGGGATACCTAAGCGAGGCGGGCGCGAGTCTGGTCGATCGCAAACTAGGCCTCGGCGTCGTACCGAACACTAGAGTAGTGAAACTCGTCAGCGAGGTTTTCAATTATCCACGCCTGGATCGTCAGAAGGCACGCATGAAACAGGCTATCATGGACCAGTTTCCTACAGTGGGATCACACTTCAATCGCATCGGTTTGCCGCCAAAGGTCGGTTCCTTCCAAGTCTTTGTGGACGGCTACAAGGACGCCGACTATTGGCTGAGGCGATGGGAAAGCGAATCCATGCCTGTACGTCTAAGTCGAGAGTTTCAACTTCAATTTGAACGTTTAGTCATTCTGGATTATATCATCAGAAATACAGACAGAG GTAATGACAATTGGCTGATCAAGTATGATACTAGCGTCAGCAAAAACGGATCCGAACAGGGTGAGGTGAAGATCGCTGCGATCGACAATGGCCTGGCCTTTCCTTTCAAGCATCCGGACTCTTGGCGGGCGTATCCTTATCATTGGGCATGGTTGACCCAGGCGAAACAACCGTTTAGCGAAGTCACGAGAGAGCTAGTCCTGCCGCAACTTTCGGATCAGAATTTTGTACAGGATCTTTGCGACGATCtatatcaattattcaaa CAAGATAAGGGTTTTGATCGACACCACTATGATAGGCAAATGAGTGTGATGCGTGGCCAGATCTTGAACTTACAACAGGCCCTGAAAGATGCCAAGAGTCCTGTACAATTGGTACAAATGCCGGCTGTAATCGtggaaaa GGCCAAAGGAAACGGCGCTCCCAGATTGTTTTCGTTCTCTGACACGTTTACTCAGCGCTTCCAAAATAAGAGTCCGTTCTTCTCTTGGTGTTGA
- the LOC140671542 gene encoding U6 snRNA-associated Sm-like protein LSm8 → MASGLESYMNHTVSIITSDGRNFIGTLKGFDQTINIILDESHERVYSTTQGVEQVVLGLHIIRGDNVAIVGELDDEMDARLDLSAIRADPLSSIIH, encoded by the exons ATGGCGTCCGGATTAGAGAGCTACATGAATC ATACGGTTTCCATTATCACGTCGGACGGTAGGAATTTTATC ggTACATTAAAAGGTTTTGATCAGACTATCAATATAATTCTTGATGAATCACATGAACGAGTATATAGTACAACACAAGGAGTGGAACAAGTTGTTTTGGGTTTACATATTATCAGAGGCGATAATGT AGCGATAGTGGGAGAATTAGATGACGAAATGGATGCACGATTGGATCTATCAGCGATACGTGCTGATCCTCTAAGTTCCATTATACATTGA